A region from the Ichthyobacterium seriolicida genome encodes:
- a CDS encoding M48 family metallopeptidase: protein MAFSKKVGFNISNIFVIDGSKRSTKANAYFTGFGSRKRIVLYDTLIKKLDSDEIVAVLAHEIGHYKNRHTVYNMIIFGLTSCIILYVFSLVIDNPLLSELLNVSQPSFHIGIIIFSILYSPLSMITNFIINYLSRIFEYQADNFAKEKLGENTLISSLKKLSRDSLSNLTPHPLYVFLHYSHPTLLERVKNLKKETLRK from the coding sequence TAACATCAGTAATATTTTTGTGATAGACGGATCTAAAAGATCTACCAAAGCCAATGCCTATTTCACCGGATTTGGAAGTAGAAAGAGAATAGTTCTATATGACACCCTAATAAAAAAATTAGACTCTGATGAGATAGTTGCTGTTTTAGCACACGAAATAGGACATTATAAAAATAGACATACAGTATACAATATGATAATATTTGGCTTAACATCGTGTATAATTCTATATGTATTCTCCTTGGTAATAGACAATCCTCTTCTATCAGAATTATTAAATGTATCTCAACCTAGTTTTCATATTGGAATTATAATTTTTAGCATATTGTACTCTCCCCTATCGATGATAACTAATTTTATTATAAACTATTTATCTAGAATATTTGAATATCAAGCAGATAATTTTGCTAAAGAAAAACTTGGAGAAAACACTTTGATAAGTTCTCTAAAGAAACTCTCTAGAGATAGTTTGAGCAATTTAACGCCGCATCCCCTATATGTGTTTTTACACTATTCTCATCCGACCCTTTTGGAGAGGGTAAAAAATTTAAAAAAAGAGACTTTAAGAAAATAA